The Candidatus Omnitrophota bacterium genome window below encodes:
- a CDS encoding ATP-grasp domain-containing protein, translated as MKKKLKVLLVFDAPYAVGRDKDFKQEFKDPDWVTESDVYKALEGNGYQLGLLGLYNNIGVLFEELKRNKPDVVFNLAEVFRQKTYLEKNMAWLLEMLGVPYTGASPTTMLVCNNKALSKKILSFHRIKIPNFHTFYRDYKIKLLRRLRLPLIVKPLCEEASRGISRASVVDDEAALVERVKFIHQRMNMDAIAEEYIEGREFYVSIIGRKKIKVLPLREMNFGRIPEQESRLATYRAKWDKAYRKKWGIENVFAGRLAEGINERIEDICKRAFRALNMQSYARFDVRVTSNAGIYILEANANPCLARDDELGQSAQKAGISYDKLIQKILLLALQRKH; from the coding sequence GTGAAAAAAAAGTTAAAAGTACTCCTGGTGTTTGATGCCCCTTATGCTGTGGGCCGGGATAAGGATTTTAAGCAGGAATTTAAAGATCCTGATTGGGTGACTGAAAGCGACGTTTATAAAGCTCTTGAAGGGAACGGCTATCAACTAGGCCTGTTAGGGCTTTATAATAACATCGGCGTACTTTTTGAAGAATTGAAAAGGAATAAACCCGATGTTGTTTTTAATCTTGCCGAGGTTTTCAGGCAGAAAACCTATCTTGAAAAAAATATGGCCTGGCTGCTGGAAATGCTGGGGGTTCCTTACACCGGGGCAAGCCCGACAACCATGCTTGTCTGCAACAATAAGGCCTTAAGCAAGAAGATATTAAGTTTTCACAGAATAAAGATCCCCAACTTCCATACTTTTTATAGAGACTACAAAATAAAGCTGTTGAGGCGGCTCAGGCTTCCTTTGATCGTAAAGCCTTTATGCGAAGAGGCTTCGCGGGGAATATCCCGGGCTTCGGTTGTCGATGATGAAGCGGCTTTGGTTGAAAGGGTAAAATTCATTCACCAGAGAATGAACATGGATGCTATTGCCGAAGAATACATCGAGGGCCGAGAGTTTTATGTAAGCATTATTGGAAGGAAAAAGATCAAGGTTTTGCCTTTAAGAGAGATGAATTTTGGCAGAATTCCCGAACAAGAAAGCAGGCTGGCGACTTACCGGGCAAAGTGGGATAAGGCCTATCGCAAGAAATGGGGCATAGAAAACGTTTTTGCCGGAAGGTTGGCCGAAGGAATTAACGAAAGGATTGAGGATATCTGCAAAAGGGCGTTTCGCGCTTTGAACATGCAGTCTTATGCCCGGTTTGATGTAAGGGTTACCTCAAATGCCGGTATTTATATTTTAGAAGCCAACGCCAATCCCTGTTTGGCCCGGGATGACGAGCTGGGGCAGTCGGCGCAAAAGGCAGGCATTTCTTACGATAAACTTATTCAGAAGATATTACTGCTTGCTTTGCAAAGAAAACACTAA
- a CDS encoding DUF3047 domain-containing protein: protein MKKLYLAALVIVTIAIILFAVQGLALDLPKWFPFSTHRALREWKEKVFKGKVLYEVKIVRAKEGGYLLARSDRAASGLFYDIKFNLYSAPMVSWRWKVLKFPDKQKENYSKSEWVERDDYAARFYIIFPKFPFTRTECLEYVWDETLPVGTVVASPYFEKIKLIVIESGKEKLGKWVYEERNVYQDYLTAFGKPPENRVGAIAIMTDSDNTVSTAEACYDEIKIGYRKNGGKK, encoded by the coding sequence ATGAAAAAACTATATCTAGCAGCATTAGTGATAGTAACAATTGCAATCATCTTGTTTGCCGTTCAGGGCCTTGCCCTGGACCTGCCTAAATGGTTTCCGTTCAGCACTCACAGGGCCCTCCGGGAGTGGAAAGAAAAGGTATTTAAAGGAAAAGTCCTCTACGAAGTCAAGATTGTCAGGGCAAAAGAAGGAGGTTATCTTCTGGCCAGGAGCGATAGGGCTGCTTCAGGATTATTTTATGATATTAAATTCAACCTCTATTCAGCTCCGATGGTAAGCTGGAGGTGGAAGGTGTTGAAATTTCCGGATAAACAAAAAGAGAACTATTCTAAAAGCGAATGGGTTGAAAGAGACGACTACGCAGCCAGGTTCTATATAATATTCCCTAAATTTCCCTTTACCAGGACAGAATGTCTGGAGTATGTCTGGGATGAAACCCTGCCTGTGGGCACTGTTGTGGCCAGTCCTTATTTTGAAAAAATAAAACTGATTGTTATTGAGTCAGGAAAAGAAAAATTAGGGAAATGGGTTTATGAAGAACGCAATGTTTATCAGGATTACCTTACTGCATTTGGAAAGCCGCCGGAAAATCGTGTAGGCGCGATAGCAATAATGACCGATTCGGATAATACGGTAAGCACGGCCGAGGCCTGTTATGATGAGATAAAAATAGGTTATAGGAAAAATGGGGGTAAAAAATGA
- a CDS encoding TIGR00725 family protein produces the protein MYIAVIGGHNCSREINKIAEQVGYEIGRMGAVLVCGGLGGVMEAAARGSKKAKGKTIGILPGNNKTDANPYIDLPIVTGLGYARNSLVVKNADLVVAIDGKEGTLSEIAFSLQMKKPIIGIQTWDIAGIIKAKSVKQAVEKINEIRKRRFRQ, from the coding sequence GTGTATATAGCGGTGATTGGCGGGCATAATTGTTCCCGGGAAATCAATAAGATCGCTGAGCAGGTTGGCTATGAGATCGGCCGGATGGGCGCGGTCTTGGTTTGCGGCGGCCTTGGTGGAGTAATGGAGGCAGCGGCCCGGGGATCAAAAAAAGCAAAGGGAAAAACCATAGGTATTTTACCCGGCAATAATAAGACCGATGCTAATCCTTATATTGATTTGCCTATTGTTACCGGATTAGGGTATGCGCGTAATTCTCTGGTGGTAAAAAATGCAGACCTGGTTGTAGCTATTGACGGAAAAGAAGGGACGCTTTCGGAAATTGCTTTTTCCCTGCAGATGAAGAAGCCGATAATCGGCATTCAGACCTGGGATATAGCCGGTATAATCAAGGCTAAAAGCGTCAAGCAGGCAGTAGAAAAAATAAATGAGATTAGAAAACGGCGTTTCAGGCAGTGA
- a CDS encoding HD-GYP domain-containing protein, translated as MSKIKTPEQLFTLIEEEIAVSCEMGYLAIFALSDNGAEYIVKKQVPGLNQVPFSRDVKLDLNNPIIEHLSEVRKPFLIKEINENLEFALIKERQDFLSLLRNKLVELEAEFCLPGFVKDKMVTVLMLGKKASGEEFSLKETELFSSLAACSAEVLCNFSLLKKEVELFVKSIRRINKDLEIKDPYTRGHSKRVAEFSIIVGRKFQDGLEKVPYGEISLYYAAELHDLGKINVSDSILNKKGALNAEEYDQIKEHPLESVKMIAPLGKWFGRTILDAVLYHHENYDGTGYPYGKKGEEINILARIIRVVDSFDAMITDRPYRKALLHHFALSELKKGRGTLYDPRVIDVFLEAYKEGLFKDIFLSEMEKEKE; from the coding sequence ATGTCAAAGATAAAGACTCCCGAACAGCTTTTTACCTTAATAGAAGAAGAGATAGCCGTTTCTTGCGAGATGGGTTATCTGGCTATATTTGCCTTAAGCGATAACGGGGCAGAATACATTGTCAAGAAGCAGGTTCCCGGATTAAACCAAGTGCCTTTCAGCCGGGACGTAAAACTTGATTTAAACAACCCGATTATAGAGCATTTATCAGAGGTACGAAAACCCTTTTTGATAAAAGAAATAAATGAAAATTTGGAATTTGCCCTGATAAAAGAAAGGCAGGATTTTTTATCTTTACTGCGAAACAAACTGGTTGAATTAGAAGCCGAATTTTGCCTGCCGGGTTTTGTAAAAGATAAGATGGTAACAGTGCTTATGCTGGGTAAAAAGGCATCAGGAGAGGAATTTTCTCTCAAAGAAACGGAATTATTTTCTTCCTTAGCTGCCTGCTCGGCGGAAGTGCTTTGTAATTTTAGCCTGCTTAAGAAAGAAGTAGAGCTCTTTGTCAAATCTATCCGTAGAATAAACAAGGATCTGGAGATAAAAGACCCTTATACAAGAGGTCATTCAAAGAGGGTTGCGGAGTTTTCCATAATCGTTGGCAGGAAATTCCAGGATGGGCTTGAGAAGGTTCCTTACGGCGAAATATCTTTATATTATGCTGCTGAACTTCACGATCTGGGTAAGATAAATGTTTCCGACAGCATTCTTAATAAAAAAGGCGCATTAAATGCTGAAGAATATGATCAGATAAAAGAACATCCTTTGGAATCTGTAAAAATGATTGCCCCTCTGGGAAAGTGGTTTGGAAGAACAATTCTCGATGCCGTTCTTTACCACCATGAGAATTATGACGGCACCGGCTATCCTTACGGGAAAAAAGGAGAAGAGATAAATATCCTGGCCCGAATAATAAGGGTAGTTGATTCTTTTGATGCCATGATCACTGACCGGCCCTATCGAAAAGCCCTGCTTCACCATTTTGCTTTGTCTGAGCTTAAAAAAGGCAGGGGCACGTTGTACGACCCTAGAGTAATAGACGTATTTTTAGAGGCATACAAAGAGGGTTTGTTTAAAGATATATTTTTATCAGAAATGGAAAAAGAGAAAGAATAA
- a CDS encoding GNAT family N-acetyltransferase — MTRTQQIEICRAKQEDMPYIREKMQKYMLDATDINAQQFFVAKNISQTVAFGRIIDHGEFFELASLGVDYYHRKKGIGTRMLRFLIEQAGIQDPQKPIYGVTHRPGFLKKSGFEEIDDYPQCLEYKKSYICKLDSSKIKIMKQTEAFC; from the coding sequence ATGACCAGGACGCAGCAAATAGAAATATGCAGGGCAAAGCAGGAGGACATGCCTTATATCAGGGAAAAAATGCAAAAATATATGCTGGACGCTACTGATATAAACGCTCAACAGTTTTTTGTTGCCAAAAACATTAGTCAGACAGTCGCCTTTGGCAGGATAATTGACCATGGTGAGTTTTTTGAGCTTGCTTCTTTAGGGGTGGATTATTATCACCGGAAAAAGGGTATTGGTACGAGAATGCTCAGGTTTCTTATTGAGCAGGCAGGGATACAAGACCCTCAAAAACCTATTTACGGTGTTACACACCGGCCCGGATTTTTGAAAAAATCTGGTTTTGAAGAAATAGATGATTACCCGCAGTGTTTAGAATACAAGAAAAGTTATATCTGTAAGTTGGATAGTTCTAAAATTAAAATAATGAAACAAACAGAAGCATTCTGTTAA